The following proteins come from a genomic window of Nitrospira sp.:
- a CDS encoding Excinuclease ABC, C subunit-like, whose product MGVDTVTKQPAVYILASRRNGTLYVGVTSNLVKRVWEHKQNVVAGLPGRTRCTILCTLSSMRTCAKPSSARSKSRSGIVHGKLS is encoded by the coding sequence ATGGGTGTTGATACCGTGACAAAACAGCCTGCAGTCTACATTCTCGCGAGTAGGCGAAACGGGACGCTGTATGTCGGTGTGACCTCGAACCTGGTCAAGCGGGTGTGGGAACATAAACAGAATGTCGTCGCGGGTTTACCCGGACGTACCAGGTGCACAATCTTGTGTACTTTGAGCAGCATGAGGACATGCGCCAAGCCGTCCAGCGCGAGAAGCAAATCAAGAAGTGGAATCGTGCATGGAAAATTAAGTTAA
- a CDS encoding Succinyl-CoA ligase [ADP-forming] alpha chain, whose amino-acid sequence MSILVNKNTRVVVQGITGKEGSFHATQCKAYGTKMVAGVTPGKAGQEVEGIPVFNTVADAVKKTEADTSLIFVPPPFCADAILEAADAGVKLIICITEGIPVNDMVKVKRALRGRDVRLIGPNCPGVITVDEAKIGIMPGFIHKKGVVGVVSRSGTLTYEAVHQLSTLGLGETTCVGIGGDPVNGTGFVDVLPLFEKDPETQAIVMIGEIGGDAEEKAAEFIKKNVKKPVISFIAGITAPPGRRMGHAGAIISGGKGTAAEKMKTLEAAGVKVVKNPAEIGAAVTQALGR is encoded by the coding sequence GTGAGCATTCTCGTCAATAAGAATACGCGGGTGGTGGTGCAGGGGATTACGGGCAAGGAAGGCTCCTTCCATGCGACCCAATGCAAAGCCTATGGGACCAAGATGGTCGCAGGTGTCACGCCGGGGAAGGCCGGGCAGGAAGTCGAAGGGATTCCTGTGTTCAACACGGTGGCTGATGCGGTCAAGAAGACCGAAGCTGATACCTCGCTGATCTTTGTGCCGCCGCCGTTCTGCGCCGATGCGATTCTTGAAGCGGCAGATGCCGGTGTGAAGTTGATCATCTGCATTACCGAGGGGATACCCGTCAACGACATGGTGAAAGTGAAACGGGCCCTGCGCGGCCGCGACGTGCGGTTGATCGGGCCGAATTGCCCAGGGGTCATCACCGTGGACGAAGCCAAGATCGGGATCATGCCGGGTTTCATTCATAAAAAAGGTGTCGTTGGAGTCGTCTCGCGCAGCGGCACCCTCACGTATGAGGCTGTGCATCAACTCTCGACGTTAGGGTTGGGTGAAACGACCTGCGTCGGCATCGGCGGTGATCCGGTAAACGGGACCGGTTTTGTCGATGTCCTGCCGCTGTTCGAGAAAGATCCGGAGACGCAGGCCATTGTCATGATCGGCGAGATTGGTGGTGATGCCGAAGAGAAAGCTGCCGAGTTCATCAAGAAGAACGTCAAGAAACCAGTCATCAGCTTCATCGCCGGCATCACGGCGCCTCCTGGACGCCGCATGGGCCACGCCGGCGCCATTATCTCCGGCGGCAAGGGGACCGCAGCCGAAAAGATGAAAACCCTGGAAGCGGCCGGGGTCAAAGTCGTCAAGAATCCGGCTGAGATCGGTGCGGCGGTCACACAAGCGTTGGGGCGGTAA
- a CDS encoding General secretion pathway protein D produces the protein MALLLFVSLTFPAPLFSQGAGNHPAKVALDFNEVDIPVFVRFISELTGKNFVLDETIKKQGGKISVFSPTRVPPDQAFNMFVAALEAARLAVVPKGGNLYQVVPMGDLPPERGVFVYKLKHANATDLAAVLTNLVARSQTVAQITPGTRPPIRPLTEFEAPVQVFADKATNSIVISSTKIAWNHLQGVIRDLDIKRKQVFVEAVILEVTVDRLRQIGTDPTQILGAGKSGFVQGIGGFNRAPEDLATVAQAISGVAAGGATGGATTVLNTLNIRAFMNLLLNLTDTNILSTPQVLAADNQKAKIVVGENRPFPTGQAQGITGGTLVTIERKDVGVTLELTPQVLEDDLIRLEIKQEITAIETNVAQTIGSGAASIPVGPTTTKRSMETTTIAQDQQTLVVGGLVRDNITLNENKIPLLGDIPWLGWLFKSQSRQIEKLNLLVFLTPHLVRDDADVVELNARKARDINSLQRDNRIEEPTRLKQDVIERLELPSTAPLSPSTEKPNKP, from the coding sequence ATGGCTTTGTTGCTGTTTGTCTCCTTGACCTTTCCTGCTCCTCTCTTCTCGCAGGGAGCAGGAAACCACCCGGCAAAGGTTGCCTTGGATTTTAATGAAGTCGATATCCCTGTCTTCGTCCGATTTATCAGTGAGCTCACAGGAAAAAACTTTGTTCTGGATGAAACCATTAAAAAGCAAGGCGGAAAAATCTCCGTGTTTTCTCCGACTAGAGTTCCACCGGACCAGGCCTTCAATATGTTTGTCGCGGCGTTGGAAGCAGCTCGATTGGCTGTGGTCCCGAAGGGAGGGAATCTCTATCAGGTTGTGCCCATGGGCGACCTTCCGCCGGAGCGGGGTGTGTTTGTGTACAAACTCAAACATGCCAATGCAACAGATTTAGCCGCTGTGCTGACCAACCTGGTGGCGCGCTCACAAACCGTTGCTCAGATAACGCCCGGCACCAGGCCCCCGATCAGACCCCTGACGGAATTCGAAGCGCCGGTCCAAGTGTTTGCCGACAAGGCAACGAACTCCATCGTCATCAGTTCGACCAAGATCGCCTGGAATCATCTCCAAGGAGTGATTCGTGACCTCGATATCAAACGTAAGCAGGTCTTTGTGGAGGCGGTCATCCTGGAGGTCACGGTCGACCGCCTTCGCCAAATCGGCACCGATCCCACTCAGATTCTCGGGGCAGGGAAGTCTGGGTTTGTGCAAGGCATCGGAGGATTCAACAGAGCACCTGAAGACCTCGCGACAGTGGCCCAGGCCATCAGTGGCGTCGCTGCGGGTGGAGCGACCGGAGGCGCAACGACCGTATTGAACACACTCAATATTCGTGCCTTCATGAACTTGCTATTGAATCTCACGGATACCAATATTCTCTCGACACCCCAAGTCCTTGCTGCAGATAATCAAAAAGCCAAGATCGTCGTCGGTGAAAATCGTCCCTTCCCAACCGGACAAGCCCAAGGCATCACCGGTGGAACGCTCGTGACGATCGAACGAAAAGATGTTGGTGTCACATTAGAATTAACACCTCAAGTGCTCGAAGATGACTTAATCCGACTTGAAATCAAGCAAGAGATTACGGCCATCGAGACCAATGTGGCTCAAACAATCGGCTCAGGAGCAGCAAGCATTCCGGTCGGCCCCACAACGACCAAGCGATCCATGGAAACAACGACAATTGCCCAGGATCAACAGACGCTTGTGGTAGGAGGGTTGGTGCGTGACAACATTACGCTCAATGAAAATAAGATCCCTCTGTTGGGAGACATTCCGTGGCTCGGATGGCTGTTCAAATCTCAGAGTCGTCAGATCGAGAAACTCAATCTTCTCGTCTTTCTCACGCCTCACTTAGTCCGGGATGATGCAGATGTCGTCGAATTGAATGCAAGAAAAGCAAGGGACATCAATAGCTTGCAACGAGACAACCGAATTGAGGAGCCTACGAGACTGAAGCAAGATGTGATTGAACGACTCGAACTGCCATCGACAGCCCCTCTTTCACCTTCGACGGAAAAGCCTAACAAGCCTTAA